One genomic segment of Methanotorris formicicus Mc-S-70 includes these proteins:
- a CDS encoding P-II family nitrogen regulator, whose translation MKKIEAIIRTSKLEDVKNALIKEGCKGLTVSEVKGRGVQGGIVERYRGREYVVDLLPKVKLEMVVNDEDVEKFIGIICENAKTGEFGDGKIFVVPVEEVVRVRTGERGKDAL comes from the coding sequence ATGAAAAAGATAGAGGCAATTATAAGAACTTCAAAGTTAGAGGATGTAAAAAATGCATTAATCAAAGAAGGATGTAAAGGTTTAACAGTTAGTGAGGTTAAAGGAAGAGGAGTCCAAGGAGGAATTGTTGAGAGATACAGGGGGAGAGAATACGTTGTTGATTTATTGCCAAAGGTAAAACTTGAGATGGTTGTCAACGATGAGGATGTAGAGAAATTCATTGGTATAATTTGCGAAAATGCTAAAACAGGAGAGTTTGGAGATGGTAAGATATTTGTCGTTCCAGTAGAGGAAGTTGTAAGGGTAAGAACCGGAGAAAGAGGAAAAGATGCTCTATAA